The following is a genomic window from Sulfitobacter pontiacus.
CCAGACGCGGCCCTGACCCAAGCGCTTAGTGCCGCTGCCCAATATGTTTCTGGAGAGACCAAAATATGATTCCCCTGCACCGCTCTGCCGAAGTCGCCAAAGCCCATGCGAATGGAACCCCCGTTGTTGCGCTGGAAAGCACGATCATCACCCACGGGATGCCCTATCCGCAAAACCTAGAGGTCGCGCGTCAGGTCGAGGCAGATGTGCGTGAGGCCGGTGCGATCCCCGCCACCATCGCTGTGATCGACGGACGTTTGCACATCGGGCTCGAGGACGACGAGCTGACGGCATTGGCGCAGGCCAAGAATGTCGCCAAACTGTCGCGCGCCGATATGGCGGCCTGCATCGCCACGGGCGGCACCGGTGCCACAACGGTTGCCGCGACGATGATCGCCGCCCATCTGGCCGAGATCGCGGTTTTCGCCACCGGCGGTATCGGCGGCGTGCATAAGGGCGCAGAAGACAGCTTTGATATCTCTGCCGACCTGATGGAGCTTGCCCAAACGCCGGTGACCGTTGTCGCCGCGGGGGCCAAGGCCATTCTGGATGTGGCCAAAACGCTCGAGGTGCTGGAAACGCAAGGCGTGCCGGTGATCACCGTCGGCCAAGACAGCTTCCCCGCCTTCTGGAGCAGCACCTCCCCGCTGAAATCGCCCCTGCGCATGGATAACGCGACTGATATCGCCGCCGCCCATAAAATGCGCGGTCATATGGGTTTGCCCGGGGGGCAGCTGGTCGCCAACCCGATCCCGAAAGAGGATGAAATCGCCGCCGCTGATCTGGCACCCATCATCATGGCCGCCCAAGCCGATGCCAATACCCACGGCATCAGCGGTAAGGCCGTGACCCCCTATCTATTGCAGCGCATCTTCGAACTGACCGAAGGCCGGTCGCTGACCGCGAACATCGCATTGGTGCGTAACAACGCCCGTTTTGCGTCCAAAATTGCGGCTGCACTTATGTCAAAAGACGCATAAAGCTTAATTATTATGCGTCCTCCATTGTAGCAACGCGTGAAACGCCCTAGCTCTAACGCATTGCTGCAGTGGGATAACCTTCATTCATGAACACACCGTTTACGCCGCCCCTTCCTCCCGCACCGCGCCGGACTTTGCTCTCGCGGATCAGGGCTTCGTTCCTGACGGGGCTGGTGGTGATTGCGCCGGTCGGCCTCACGATCTGGCTGATCTGGAGCGTGATCGGCTGGATCGACGGGATCGTGCTGCCGATGGTGCCGCTGGCCTATCACCCCGACCGGCTGATCCAGACGTATTTCGGGTTGGACCCGTCTGCCCAGATCAACGTGCGCGGCATCGGTGTGATCATCTTCTTGCTGTTTACGGTCATCGTCGGTTGGCTGGCCAAGGGCATTATCGGGCGGTCGTTCATCCGTTTCGCCGAAAGTCTGGTAGAGCGTACACCTGTGGTGCGGACCATCTATTCCGGCATCAAGCAGATTTCGGAAACGATTTTCGCCCAGTCAGAGCGCAGCTTTGAAACCGCCTGCATGATTGAATACCCGCGTAAGGGTATGTGGGCGCTTGGTTTTATCTCTATCCCCGCAAAGGGAGAGGTCGCCGCAGCAGGGGGTGAAGGATCGAACCTTGTGGGGGTGTTTGTGCCAACCACGCCCAACCCGACCTCGGGCTTTTTGTTGTTCGTGCCGCAAAAGGATGTGACCGAGCTCGACATGTCGGTCGAGGACGCAGCCAAGCTGGTGATCTCTGCCGGGCTGGTCTATCCGCCAAAGAAACCGGTGCCTGTGGACCCATCCGCGACCCCGCGGCCCGACCGCATTTCCCCTAGCTGAACATCTTGCGCAGATCGACTGAACTGCGTTTGCCTACACTGTCGATATCGGTTTGCAGAAACCGCTCGGCCGAGGTGCGGCCCGCGGATTTAAGCGCAGTGATCACCGCCCCGTTCGGCACGCTTTTGGTAGCGGTGGACAGCTGCGACATCAGATCATCGTCAGCGACCATGTGAATCCGCAACCGCTGCATCTGACCTTCCTCGACACGTCCCTGATCCAGCAGGTTCTGCACAAAGTGGATCGCACGAAGTTCGCGTAACAGGCTGGAATTAAAGCTGATTTCGTTCACTCGATTGTGGATCATCTGCGGCGTGGTGGGCAGTTCGTCCCGTTCAAGCGGGTTGATATTGATGATGACGATATCCCCCGGCAAGTCCGAGGAATACAGCGGGAAAAGCGCCGGATTGCCGGTATAGCCCCCGTCCCAGAACGCCTCGCGCCGGCCCGATTTCGGATCCTCCATCTCGATCGCCTGAAACAGCGTCGGCAGACAGGCAGAGGCGAGGATCGCGTCAGGCGTGATCTCTTCTTTCTCGAAGACGCGAATCTTGCCGTCGCGCACTTTGGTCGCGCTGACAAACAGCCGTGGTCCCGCCGCCTCGCAGATATGTTCGTAATCAAACGTCTCGACAATATCGCGCAGCGGGTTGCGATAGAGCGGGCCGTAGACATAGGGCGACACGATCTGCGTCATCGCCGTGCTGAGCATGACCGGCCAGCTATAGGCCATCGCCTGACTAAGCGCACCGACGCCAAAGGGGGCCATCCAGCCGTTCAGATGCAGGTTACCGACACCGGCGACCTTATCCCACAGCCAATCCAGATTATCGCGCGCGGCCTGATGCCCGCCCTTGATCAGCCCCGCCTTCAATGCAGCGCCGTTCAGTGCGCCAGCCGATGTGCCGGAAATACCGCTGATCTCAAGCTCTGGCTCTTCCAGCAGCCGGTCAAGCACGCCCCAGGTGTAGGCCCCATGCGCGCCGCCGCCCTGTAGGGCAAGGTTGATCTGTTTTTTCTGCATCTAGACGCTCCGCCAATCGGCGCGCGCGAGGTATCCCCGCGCGCGGCGACGGGTGCTATATTACAGGGCGGTCCAGCCACCATCGACGCTGATCGTTGTACCGGTGATCTGGTCCCCTGCCTCGGAACATAGGAAGGTCGCGGTGCCGCCCAGTTGTTCGACCGTGGCGAACTCTTTCGACGGTTGGCGCTTGAGCATGACGTTCTTGATCACCTCTTCGCGCGACATGTCGTATTCTTTCATCGTGTCGGGGATCTGCTTTTCTACGATATCGGTCAGCACATAGCCCGGGCAGATGGCATTGCAGGTGATCGGGTCTTCGGCCGTTTCCAGCGCGGTGGTTTTGGACAGCCCGACGATCCCGTGCTTGGCCGCAATATAGGCGGATTTATAAGGCGACGCCGTGAGCCCGTGCGCCGAAGCGACGTTGATCACGCGGCCCCAGCCCGCCTCGCGCATCATTGGCAGAGCCACTGCGGTGGTATGAAACGCAGAACTGAGGTTGATGGCGATGATCGCGTCCCATTTCTCGGTCGGGAAGCTGGGGATCGGCGCCACATGCTGGATGCCCGCGTTGTTCACCAGAATATCGCAGCGCCCTGCATCGGTGATCAGCTGGCGGCATTCTTCGGCTTTCGACATATCCGCCTTGATAAAGCGCGCGGTGACTCCGGTTTCGTTGGCGATATCTTTCGCAATAGCGTGGTCTTCGTCGCGGTCGGTAAAGGAGTTCAGCACAACATCCGCCCCCGCCCGCGCCAATGCCCAAGCGATGCCAAGCCCGATACCGGAATTGGACCCCGTGATGACTGCTGTTTTTCCTGAAAGATCGATGCTGTAAGCCATGAAAATCTCCTAGCGTTTCTGCAGGTGCATCATGGCGGGCTGTGAAACGAATGGAAACGGCTAATTCCGCACCCCGGCGGAATGCCCCTGCTGCCTAGACATATGCCGGATCACGGGCAAAAAAAAACGTCCGCACGAAGCGGACGTTAAGTTATTGAGGCAGGTTTCATACAGGCAAGAAACCTATCGAGCAGTGAGTTCGTTATACGCAATTCGCCGCCGTAATCCAAGCTTAAAGTTTGAACTGTAGCCGCCGCATCGCTAAGGAATACGCTAATAAAACAAGGGCAGAGCGGGATTGTTGCTAAAATGGCGTTTAAATTTTTCCAAAGCTGTCGGGCAGTTGCAGCTGTTTCTTCACTGATTCTTCTCAGTGGATTCGCCCGCGCCGAGCCCGCACATGGTATATCTATGTATGGGGACCCTGCTCTCCCACCTGATTTTGTGTCGCTGCCCTATGCCAACCCGGACGCGCCCCAAGGCGGCGCGATCGTTCTGGGCAACACCGGCGGGTTTGACAGCCTCAATCCCTTCGTGCGCAAGGGCACCTCTCCGTGGCAGTTGCCGTTCTTTACCCATGAAAGCCTGATGGGCCGTTCGTGGGATGAACCTTTCGCGCTTTACGGGCTTTTGGCCGAATCGATTGAGGTCCCGGAGGACCGGTCCTGGGTCGAATTCACCCTGCGACCCGAGGCGCGCTTCTCTGATGGCAGTCCGGTCACCCCCGAGGATGTGATCTTTAGCTACGAAATGCTCGGCACAAAGGGGCACCCGCGCTACCACGGGCTTTATGCCCAGATCGACAGCATCACCCAGACCGGTCCGCGCAGCGTCAGAATGGCGTTCAACACCGACAACCGAGAGCTGGCCCTGCTGGCAGGGATGCGCCCGATCCTAAGCAAGGCGCAATGGGAGGGCCGCGATTTCGCCAACGCCCCGCTGGCGGAGATACCGCTTGGCTCCGGCCCCTATGTGGTCAGCGATTATAAGGCGGGCAAACAGGTCATCCTGACGCGTAACCCTGACTACTGGGGCAAGGACGTGCCGTTTCGCAAAGGCACCCATAACATCGACGAGATAAAGCTCGACTTTTACGGCGACGCGAATGTGTTGTTCGAGGCGTTCAAGGCCGGAGAGATTTCCGCCCTGCGCGAATTCAACGCCGAAAGCTGGGCGACGCAATATGACTTCCCCGCCGTGCAGCGCGGTGATGTGGTCAGATCCACCTTCGCCCATAGCAAACCCTCGGGCATGACCGGATTGGTCATGAACACCCGCCGCGCTCCGTTTGACGACATCCGCGTGCGTGAGGCGCTGATCGCGGCCTTTAACTTTGAGTATATCAACGAGACGCTGACCGGCGGGGCGCAACCGCGCATTACCTCTTATTTCTCGAACTCTCCACTGGCGATGCAAGACGGCCCCGCCACCGGCCGCGTGGCCGAGTTGTTGACCCCCTTTGCTGATGACCTGCCTGCCGGCGCGCTTGACGGCTATGCGCTGCCCGTGTCCGACGGATCCGCCCGCAACCGCGCGGGCATCCGCCGCGCCATGGGCGCGTTGGCCGACGCGGGATACAGCGCCGATGGCGGCACCATGCGGGGGCCTGACGGGCAACCCTTGTCGTTCAGCATCCTGCTGTCCAAAGGCAGCAGCGAGAATATCGCCATTGCCGAGCTTTATATCCAGGCGCTGGCCCGATTGGGCATCACCGCCCGCGTGGACGCTGTGGATGACGCGCAATTCGTCGCGCGTAACGCGGCCTTCGACTTTGACATGGCCATCTTCCGCCGCGCCCTCTCGCTGAGCCCGGGCAACGAACAACGCTATTACTGGGGGTCGGAGGCTGCCGATCAGGAAGGCAGCCGCAACCTGATGGGGGTGAAATCCCCTGCCATTGACGCGATGATCAATACGATGGTCGGGGCCAGCAGCGCCGAGGATTTCACCGCCGCCACCCGCGCGCTGGATCGCGTGCTGACCGCCGGGCGCTATGTCATCCCGTTCTGGCAGTTCACCGAAGACCGCATCGCCCATGTCGCAGCGATGAAATACCCCTCCCACGTGCCGCTGTATGGCGACGGGCCGAACTATATGCCCGAGGTCTGGTGGATTGAACCGGCCCAGTAAGCGACGCGTGTAGGTATCAGGCGGCGGTGCCTGTGGCGTAGCGGCCCTTCGGGGAGAGTTTATTTGGCAAAATGAAGCGCGGGCCCGTCGGTTAGGTGAGCGATGTGACCCAAAGGATCGTGGCGTCCTCATCGCTGGTAGAAACGACGTTATGCCCCATCGTCGCATCATAATAGGCGCTGTCGCCGCGGCGCATTTCGACGGGTTCGTAGAATTCGGTGTATAAGGTGATGACGCCGGTCAGCACGTAAAGGAACTCCTCCCCGTCGTGGCGCACCCAGCCGTCGAACTCATCCATCCGGCGGGCACGGATACGCGCGCGGTAGGGCAGCATCTGCTTTTTGCGCAGCGTATCGGCCAGCATCATGTGCTCGTAGGTGGTCGTCGCCTTGGCCGCCCCCTCGCCCGATTTGGTGACCGCCATGCGCCCGTTGATCTGCCCCGCCGAGGGGGGCGTAAAGAGCTGTGGCACCGAGATTTCCAACCCCACGGCGAGCTTTTTCAGCGCCTCATAGGTGGGCGACATCTGGCCGTTCTCGATCTTGCTGAGCGTGGAACGGGCCAGTCCGGCCTGATTGGCGGCTTGCTCCAGCGTCCAGTTGCGCGCCTTGCGCAGCTCGCGCACGCGCGCCCCCAGATCAACAGGCGGGGCGGTTTCCGTCTCGCCGCTTTCGCGGGCGATCTGGATCATGGATTTCGGGCCGTCTTGCGTCATGCGCTGGCTATAGCGTCGCGCCGGAGCGCTTGCAACGCTGCTGCGCGCGGGGTAGCGATTGGGCATGCTGTCCGTCTCTGCGTCCACCGGCTTTGCGCCTTGCCCCGCCCCGTTCAATCTTGCCGCCCATGTTCTGGGCCGCGCCGCCGATTTGGGCGACAAGACGGCGCTTGCCATTGTCGGGCCCGATCGCGTTGAGGCGTGGCGTTTCGACCAGCTTGAGGCCGCCGTGCGCGGCACCGCGACGGGATTGCTGGGCATGGGGCTGCGCCCGGGGGACATCGTGCTGATGCGCCTTGGCAATACTGTGGATTTCCCGCTGGCCTATCTGGGCGCGCTGGCCGCAGGCTTGGTGCCTGTCCCCACCGCCGCCGCACTGACAGAGCCGGAGGTTGCCGCGATCATCGCCACCCTCGCGCCCAAGGCGGTCTTGCGCGATCCCGCCGTGCCCTGCCCGCCGAATGACACCACCGTGGATCTGGCCCAGCTCAGGTCCATGCGCGATTTGCCCGCGGCCCCCTGGCATATGGGAGACCCCGACCGGCTGGGCTATATCATCTATACCTCTGGCACGTCGGGCCGGCCGAGCGCGGTGATGCATGCACATCGCGCCATCTGGGCACGGCAGATGATGGTGCGCGGATGGTATGATCTGAAGCCCGAGGATCGGGTCATGCATGCAGGCGCGTTCAATTGGACCTATACGCTGGGGACCGGCCTGATGGACCCCTGGACCGCCGGTGCCACCGCCCTGATCCCGGCTGCGGGCGTGGCACCTGCGGATTTACCTGCCTTGATGGCGCGGCATGAGGCGAGCCTTTTTGCAGCCGCACCGGGGGTGTACCGTCAGATCCTGAAACGCCACGACCAGATCAATGTGCCAAGCCTGCGCCATGGGCTAAGCGCGGGGGAGAAGCTTCCCTCGGCCGTTGCCCGCGCGTGGCAGGCTGCCAGCGGCACGCCGATCTTCGAGGCCTACGGTATGTCGGAGTGTTCGACCTTTCTCTCCGCCTCTCCCGACCGTCCGGCGCGGGCCGGCACATTGGGCCAGCCTCAGGACGGGCGGCGCATCGCGTTGATCGGGACGGAAGGCCCGGTAGAGATCGGCCAAGAGGGCACCATCGCGATCCACAAGAGCGACCCGGGGCTGATGCTTGGCTATCTTGGCGCGCCGGATCAAACGGCCCAGAAATATCAGGGTGACTGGTTCATGACCGGCGATCAAGGTGTCATGGGCACGGATGGGCAGATCACCTATCTGGGGCGCAATGACGATATGATGAACGCGGGCGGGTTCCGCGTCTCGCCGATCGAGGTGGAACAAACCCTCGCCAAATTCCCAGGCATCCATGCTGTCGGCGCGGCGGAGGTCGAGGTTAAACCCGACGTGACCGTGATCGCGGCCTTCTATACCGCCGATAGCCCGCTGGACGAGGCCGCGCTGGCGCTTTATGCACAAGACAACATGGCGCGCTACAAGCAGCCGCGCCTTTTCATCCACCTGCCAGAGCTGCCGATGGGCGCGAATGGCAAACTGCTGCGCCGGTCCTTGCGTGCAGCCTATGAGGCACAACGATGACCCAGACGATCAAGCTTGATATCATGTCCGACCCGATTTGCCCTTGGTGCTATATCGGCAAAGCCCATCTGGACCGCGCACTGGAAAGCGAGCCGGACCACCCTTTCGCGATCGAATGGCACCCGTTCCAGCTTAACCCCGACATGCCTGCCGACGGGATGGACCGCCGTGCCTATCTGGAAGGCAAGTTCGGCGGCAAGGAAGGTGCGGTGCGGGCCTATGCCCCTGTGGTGGAACATGCCGAGAAAGCCGGTCTCAAGATCAACTTCGAGGCGATGCAGCGCACCCCCAACACGCTGAACGCCCATCGGTTGATCCACTGGGCCGGGATCGAAGGGCGCCAAACCGCTGCGGTATCGGCGTTGTTCAAAGCCTATTTTGTTGATGCGCGCGATATTGGCGATGCCGAGGTGCTCGCCGATATCGCCGACGGGATCGAGATGGATGCATCTGTTGTGACGCGTCTATTGGCGACAGATGAGGATATGGAAGACATCCGCAAACGCGATGCGCACAGCCGCGAGATGGGCATCAACTCCGTCCCGACCTTTATCGTGGGCGGGCGTCACGCGGTGCCGGGCGCGCAGCCGCCAGAGCTTTGGAAAAAAGTACTGGCCGAGCTGCGCAACGAAGGCTGAGGCCACGCGCCCGATCTGGAAGTCAGGGGCAGAAAGGCTTTGCCTTTGCGCTGAAACCCGCCTAGAATCAAACGGATAAAGGGGCAAAGACCTCTATCCAGATCGAGCGGGCAGCATGAAATACGATATCCCCTTTCCCTTTATGGGACGCGGGCGGGCGACGGTGGTGACACCGGCGGCGCGCCCGTCCAGCTTCACACCCTCCACGCCAATGACGCGGACGATCCTGACCTATGGCGGGTTCGACGGATTCCACACCGGTCACGCCGACTGGCTGCGGCAGCTGGCCCGTATGGGCAGCGATCTGGTCGTCGGATGCCAGAGCGAACAGTTCTGTCAACGTGCGGGGCGTCCGGCGCATCTCGGCTTTGCCGCCCGCCGTGCGGTGTTGGAACGGTGCCGCTATGTCTCGCGTGTCATTCCGCTTGAGACATGGGATCAGGTGCGCAGCGATATCGTGAATTACAACGTCTCGGTATTGGCCCTGCCCGCGCATCTTCCCCTGCCGGTGTCGGGACTGGACGAGATCGTTCAGGTACTGCGTTTGCCGGTGACCGCCCGCGAGACAGTGCAGCGCCAGCGCGCCCAAGCCAGCTGACGGCGCGACGCCGATTGCACTATCTGTAAGGCAGCCTTATGAACACCATAGGCTGCGCCCTGCGGCCCACCGTCACGATGGAGCCGATGGATGACCGACGACCGCCCCGACATCAACATGAGCCGCCCTGAGTTTGTAGCGCTGATTGCGATGATGTTCGCAATCATTGCTTTCTCGACCGATGCAATGCTGCCTGCCCTGCCAGAGATCGGCGCAGAGCTGTCGCCTTCGGATATGACAAAAGTCCCGCTGATTGTGACCGCCTTTATTCTGGGCATGGGGATGGGCACTTTTGTCACCGGCCCACTGTCCGATGCATTCGGGCGCAAGAATATCATCTACCTCGGATCTGCGATCTATATCGCGGGGGCTGTGGTGGCGTGGCTGAGCCAATCGCTGGAGGTGATGCTGATCGCGCGGGTCGTGCAGGGTGTGGGGGCTGCGGGCCCTCGGGTTGTGGCGCTTGCGGTGATCCGCGATCTGTATTCCGGCCGGCAAATGGCCAAGATCATGTCTTTCGTGATGATGATCTTTGTCGTCGTGCCCGCCTTTGCCCCTGCAATGGGGGCTGTGATCATCGCCCTGTCCGATTGGCGTGGCGTATTCTTGTCATTCATCGTTTTCTCGGCAACCTGTGTGGTCTGGGCCATGCTCCGCCTGCCCGAAACCCTGCCCAAGCCCAAGCGTCGACCTTTACAGATCGGCCTGCTGTGGAACGCGGTGAAAGAGATATTCAGCAACCCGATGGTGTGTCTGTCGATCACGGTGCAGACGCTGGTGATGGGGTTCTTGTTCTCGACGCTGATGCTGGTGCAACCCATTTACGACCAAGTCTATGACCGCGCCGAGAGCTTCCCCTTCTGGTTTGGCGTCGCGGCGCTGATCTCGGGGACGTCGAGCCTGCTGAACGCGCTGCTGGTCGTCCGGCTGGGGATGCAGCGCATCGTGATCCTTGCGCTTGGCCTGCAGATCGTATTGTCGGGCCTGATGCTGGGCCTTGGTCTGGGCGATCTGCCCGAGCCCTATGGCTTTGTCTTTTTCCTGATGTGGCAGGCGTCGCTGTTCTTTCAGGTGGGGCTGGTGATGGGCAATCTCAACGCGCTGGCGATGGAGCCTTTGGGCCATATCGCCGGCATGGCGGCGTCGGTCATCGGGGCGGTGTCGACGGTGATGGCGGCCATGCTCGCCTCGCCCATCGGGTTGATGTTCAACGGCACGATCACCCCGCTGATCGGCGCGGTACTGACGCTGGCGACACTCGCCTTTGCGCTGATGCTGCTTCTGGCGCGGGTCAACCGGCAGGCGGCAGCAGACCCCGCGGAATAGGGCTGAGCGACCACGTGGTGGCTGGTGGTGCCGGTTTCGCCCTTCGGGCGAGGATTTAGAGCCATTTGGAAGCGCGGACGAAGGCGCTTTAAGGAGGGGTAACAAAAAGGGGCACCGCTGATAGCGGTGCCCCCTTTTGATAGTGCGTTGATACCTGTGCGTTTATGCGGCGCGCTGAGCGCTTGGCTTGCGACGACGCCGCGCGGCACCGGCGGGTTTGCCCGCACCGCCGCCGTTACCACCGCCACCGTTACCGCCACCGCCGCCGCCGCCGGGGCGACCACCGCGACCACGACCGCGTCCGCCGCGACCCTTTGGCTTGGCGGGTTCGTCAATCGCTTCCCACGGACGGCCGGAGGCCACGGGGATCGAGATTTTCATCGTCTTCTGAATATCTTTCAGCTCGCCCATTTCATCCGGTGCGCAGAAAGCGATCGCCGCCCCGTCTTTGCCCGCGCGCGCGGTCCGGCCGATACGATGGACATAATTGTCGGGCACATTGGGCAGCTCGTAGTTGTAGACGTGCTTCACGTCGGGAATATCCAGACCGCGGGCGGCGACATCCGTTGCCACCAGCACAGTGACCTCGCCTTTCTTGAAGGATTCGATGGCGCGGTCCCGCTGACCCTGGCTTTTGTTGCCATGGATAGAGGCGGCTTTGAAACCGGCTTTGACCAGATCTTTCATCAGCTTTTCACAGCCGTGTTTGGTCCGCCCGAACACCAGGGCGCGTTCCTCGGTGTGTTTGCCAAGCAGTTCGATCAGCAGGGATTTCTTTTCCGCCTTGGCGATGAAATGCACCTCTTGGGTGATCTTGTCCGCCGCCTTGCCCGGAGGCGAGACTTCGATGCGGATCGGGCTGTTGAGGTAGCTGTTGGCGATCTCGTTCATCAGTTTCGGCATGGTTGCCGAGAAGAGCATCGTTTGACGCTCTTTCGGCAGCACCGCCGCGATCTTTCGCAGATCGTGGATAAAGCCCATGTCGAGCATCTGGTCCGCTTCATCCAGCACAAGGAAAGTGGTCTTGTGCAGCAGCACCGCGCGGCGGTCCATCAGGTCCAGCAAGCGCCCGGGTGTGGCCACCAGCAGGTCGACGCCGCGCTCCATCCGTTTGATCTGCGGGTTGATCGACTGGCCGCCGACAATCATCATGGTTTTCAGCTGGGTCCCTTCGCAGAACCCCTTGAGGTTTTCCATGATCTGGTT
Proteins encoded in this region:
- a CDS encoding DEAD/DEAH box helicase, which translates into the protein MSDFEMMGLPRRLVKALTNMGMTDPTPIQKQAIPHGMNGRDVMGLAQTGTGKTAAFGIPLVAQMLEREARPEPRTVRGLVLAPTRELANQIMENLKGFCEGTQLKTMMIVGGQSINPQIKRMERGVDLLVATPGRLLDLMDRRAVLLHKTTFLVLDEADQMLDMGFIHDLRKIAAVLPKERQTMLFSATMPKLMNEIANSYLNSPIRIEVSPPGKAADKITQEVHFIAKAEKKSLLIELLGKHTEERALVFGRTKHGCEKLMKDLVKAGFKAASIHGNKSQGQRDRAIESFKKGEVTVLVATDVAARGLDIPDVKHVYNYELPNVPDNYVHRIGRTARAGKDGAAIAFCAPDEMGELKDIQKTMKISIPVASGRPWEAIDEPAKPKGRGGRGRGRGGRPGGGGGGGNGGGGNGGGAGKPAGAARRRRKPSAQRAA